In Labilibaculum sp. DW002, the genomic window CATAGGATGCTAACATTTCAAGCACCTCTTCATTATACTCAGCTCTGGTTAATTCATCTTTTAACACTAAATCCCATTTTCTATTAATACGTTTAGATTTCTCTTTGTAGATTGGGTCTATCGTTTTATAAGCCATTAAAAAAAGAGAAAGCGCTTTCGCTTCTGCTGATGGTTTTGATGATAATTTTGTCATACTCTTTGGTATATATTAAAATAATGAGTCAAAAGTAGTTTAATATTATCATTCGATTCTTTTTCGCACAATTTCTTTTGTGTAGTAGTGCGCTTCTTAATAGAGCGCGAAAGTAGGTATCTTTTCTCAATTGCTGAAAGAAGTTCTAAGAAAAGATATTTGAAAATAGTAGAGTGTGTTGCTTAAAGTGCAGTTGGGAATAGAAACACCATCTATTTTGTTGGATCCATTGGAAGATAATACTTTGACAATATCTCAGTAATGAGTATTTAAAAAGTATCTTTGCAATTTATGTAAAAGCACAACTAAGCGATGACTACAGATATTAAAATACACAGACCAGAGCCTATTGAGCCTGGAAAAGAAATAGCAAGGTTTAATCGCTCTACAGATATTGAGCTTGCGATTAATACCTTAGTAGCAGGCAAACCAATATTAATAACCTCTTTTTACAGCAATGGATTAACATTACTTAAGGAGTTGCAAATGCATCTTAAAAGTAAGTTGCCCAACAAGTCATTTCAAGAACAACGCGAGTACAGATCGGAATACCGTAAACTGTCAAACCTTATTTTAATAGAAGTTGTAAATCATAAATTGGCCGTGCGAAAATCGCCTAATATCGGTTGGTTAGAGAAGCTATATCCAGAAATTAGTGATTTTTTATTGTCCTTTCCTCAGGTTCAAGGATTAAATAGTTCGTGGCAGTGGTATCAAAATGGGATCTCGATTCCTGCATTGCGAAATAAATTGCATCCTTACTATGGTACCTATTTTCCTACTCGTTTTGATCATTTGAAACTTTTTGATAATTGGTTAAAACGTTACGAAGGACCTAAAAAGTCTGCAATAGATGTTGGGATTGGAAGTGGTGTTCTTTCTTTTCAGATGGTAGCACATGGCTTTCAGAAGGTTTTTGGTACCGATACAAATCCGAATGCAATTGTTGGATTAAAGGAGTTTATGGGAGAAACAAAGTTGTCTAGAAAAATAGAATTAGACTTTGGACATCTTTTTGGAATTTGGGAAAAACAGACTGAATTGATTGTCTTTAATCCGCCTTGGTTACCAGCATCTTCTATGATGGATAGTATTGATGAAGCTATTTATTACAAGGAAAATCTATTTCCTGACTTTTTTGCAGAAGCAAAGAAAAGGCTATTGCCAGAAGGTAAACTTGTAATTATCTTCTCAAATTTAGCCCAAATAACCAATGTGACAAAAAATCATCCAATAGAGAAGGAACTGTCCGAAGGTGGAAGGTTCCAATTGGAAAGATGTTTAAAGAAAACAGTGAAAGCTGCTTCTGATAAAACAAAACGAGATCAACATTGGCGTGCTTCCGAAGAGGTTGAACTTTGGGTACTAACTAATAAATAAAATTTAAAGTCGTATAGAAGCGACTGATGATCTAAGATGCAATACCAAAAAGCTACCCAAAAGTGGCTTTTTGGTATTGCTTAATTCTTAGTTGAGAATTTCTTCAATTGTAATGTAATCTCCAACGCGTCCAGTCATTTTTTCTGTATCAGTATTAACGGGAAGTGTTTTCTTTCCTGGTCTCCATCCAGCAGGACATACTTCTCCAGTTTTAGTTGCATGTTGCCAAGCTTGTACCTGACGGAGGAATTCATTTACATTTCTTCCTACTGAATCAGCTTGCACTTCCTGTGCTACACAAATTCCATCAGGATTAAATAAAAATCTACCACGCAAGGCTACACCTTCTTCTTCTATAAGCACACCAAATGCACGGCTTACTTCTTGATTTCCATCAGCACCCATAGTCAATTTTAAACCTTTAAGGATTGGTTCTGTTTCAACAAATCTTTTGTGCGAAAATTTAGTATCAACTGATACAGCAAGAATTTCAGTATTTAAGGCTTGAAATTCATCATATTTAGCATTCATTGCAGCAATTTCGGTTGGGCAAACAAAAGTGAAATCAGCAGGGTAGAAGCATACTACTGCCCATTTTCCTTTGTAATCATCGCTCGATACTGTTGTGAAATGACCTGTTGCTGCATCATAAGCATCCATTGTAAATTTTGGCATTTCTTGTCTTACCATTGTTGAACTCATAGTTTTTTCCTCTTTTACTAATTGATTACCATTTTCTGTTTTTTCTTCTTGCACTTTTTTTCTGGGTTTTAAACCTGTGTCGCATCCCATAATTTGACCTCCTATTTATTAATTTGTTTATCCATTTCTGATTAGATAAAGTTATACATTATAATCTCCAAATGAGAATATTCTCAATTGAAAATATATATTCCATAATAGGAAAAATCTATAAGTATGATTTTAACAAAAAAAATCAAAATGTTTTAAGAGTGTCAAAGTCGATTATTTTTTAATAAATTGTGTTTAGGGTTATTATTGTTTTGATGTGCCTTTTATTTTTTTTATGTAAGCCTTGTTAGCTAGAACAAAAAAGCAGCATGTTCACCTATTAGGCAATCATGCTGCTTGTTACTGATATGCTAAATCAATAAAATAGATTTGACCGGATTACTAAATTGAAGCACCACCTTCAAGACCATCCTACAGGTGTAAGCCGGCCAAATCTAACCCACTATAAAAATTATAAATTAATTGCGATTCCAACCGCCACCTAAGGATAGATATAATTCTACCAAAGCATTTAATTGTTGGAATTTTGTATCAATTGTATTGATCTCCGAAGAGAGCGCATTACTACGAGCTGTTAATACTTCGAGATAAGTTGTGTTTTGGTAGCCGTTGTTCAGTAATTCTTCTGAATATTCAACTGCTTTGGTTAAAGCTTCCAATTCCATTTTCTGGATTTTGTATTTCTTCTGCTCCGACTCATAGCTGTACAAAGCATCAGAAACTTCTTTGCCTGCTTGTAGCATGGCTTTTTGGAAGTTGTAGCGTGCTTCGGCTTGTTGTGCTTTGGCTACTTCGTATTTTGTGCGGATGCTTCGTTTGTTAAAAAGTGGTTGAGCCAAATTCCCAATTACGTTACTAAACAAAGAAGAAGTGCTGAACCAATCATCGAAATTGATGCTTTCCAAACCAGCACTAGCACTAATGCTAAGGCTAGGGTAGAAGTTACTTCGAGCAACATTTGTTAGCTCAAAAGCATTCATTAAGCCGTATTCTGCAACCATTACATCTGGTCGATTTCTTAATAATTGTGCTGGAAAACCAGTTTGTAATGCTACCTGAATGTTTTGCTCATCTAGTTTTGAACGAACAATAGTTCCAGCATTTTGTCCCAAAATCAAAGAAATTGTATTCTCTAAAAGCTTTACATTCTGCTCTAAATCTAACAGCAAAATTTGTGTACTATAAAGTTGTGCTTCTGTTTGCTTAACAGCTGCTTCAGTTACCTGACCTGCCTCTTTCAGACTTTTCATTGTCTCAAGACTTTCCTTACGATTGGTTACCGTTCTTTGAGCGACTTCAACCTGAGCATCCAGTGCTAATAATTGATAATAAGCCGAAGCCATATTGGCTACCAAAGTACTTTCAACTGCTCTTCTGGAAGCTTCAGATTGTAAGTAAGCAGCTTGTGCAGCTCTTCTACTACTTCTTATTTTACCCCAAATATCAGCCTCCCACGAAATATTACCATTCAATTGGAAGTTCTCGAAACTTGAACCTTTTCCTCCTGCAGCTATCGCGGCAGAGCTATTATCTGATGTTTCATAAGTTCCTCCGTTGGCACTTAGATTTAAACTTGGCAACTGTCCCATCTTTCCTTGCTTAAAGTAGGCCTCAGCTGCATTTACACGCTCAACGGCCATTAATAAATCCAAGTTCTTGTCTAAAGCTTTATGGATTAATGTCTGCAAGTTAGAATCGGTAAACAATTCTTCCCAAGGCATATTGGCTAAAGTTGTCGAATCGTTTGTTGTAATGTTACGATATTGGTCGACAATTTCGATTTCAGGTTGTTGATATTTTCTGGCAACAAAACACGATTGAAGACTGAATGCTGTTAATACCAGACTAATGATTATATATCTTTTTTTCATTATTTCGATCTATTTATTCTGCTGTTTGCAATTCATTTTCTTCTGGTTTTGGTGCTCCACTAATTTTTTCTTGAACGATTTGAAAAACCACAAAGAAAACCGGGATAACAAATACACCAAAGACAGTTCCAATTAACATTCCACCAACAGCTCCCGTACCAATTGATCGATTACCAACAGCACCCGCACCGTTTGCAATCATTAAGGGTACAAGTCCTAATATAAAAGCAAAAGAGGTCATCAAAATTGGTCTTAATCTGGCCTTAGCTCCTTCGACAGCAGCTTGTAATAACTCCATACCTTGTCTTCGACGCTGAAGAGCAAACTCAACAATCAAAATAGCATTCTTAGCTAACAAACCAATCAACATAATTAGTGCCACCTGGAAATAAATATTATTCTCAAGGCCAATCAGCTTCACGAAAAATATAGCTCCAAATATTCCAATTGGTAAAGACAGGATGATTGAGAATGGCAGAATATAAGATTCATATTGAGCAGCCAATAGGAAATAAACAAAGATCAAACTTAAAATAAAGACAATGATTGCCTGATTTCCTGCTTTCTGTTCTTCACGAGTCATAGCTGAAAATTCATACCCGTAATTTGACGGAAGAACTTCTGCAGCAACTTCTTCAATAGCTTTAATTGCATCACCAGTACTATAACCAGGATTCACATTACCATTGATAGTTGCCGAATTGAATAAGTTGAATCGATTCACCACATCAGGACCATTCACCTTTTTCATATTTACAAACTGACTTACTGATACCAATTCGTTTTTTGCATTTCGAATAAACACATTATTCATCGACTCTATAGTCTCTCTATCTTCCGGTGCTGCCTGAATCATCACACGATATTGTTTCCCAAATCGGTTAAAATCAGCAGCATACCAACTACCATAATACCCCTGAAGTGTCGCAAATAAACCATTTACTGATATGCCTGCTTCCTTTACTTTCTCAACATTAACTTCCATCTCGTACTGAGGGAAACCTGTGTTGAACGAGGTCATCGCATACTTTATCTCCGGGCGTTGGTTTAAAGCGCCAAGGAATTGGCGGCTTTGAGCCATCAAATTATCAAAAGAACCATTTGATTTATCTTGCAAGCGCATCTCAAAACCATCTGAGTTACCAAAACCTCTTACCGTAGGAGGTGTAAAGAATAAAATTCGGGCTTCGTTAATTCCTGCCGTCATTCCAAACAACTGTCCAACAATAGCATTCACCTTTTGATGATCTTCTTTACGTTCTTTCCAGTCTTTTAATTTAATCACGGCAAAAGCTTTTGATCCTCCGTTAGTGCCACTCATCAAACTAAAACCAACAACGAACATCTTTTCCTTAACCACATCAATTTTACTGATTATAGCTTCTACCTTACCCGTTACTTCACTTGTTCTGTCCAAGGTACTTCCAGCTGGTAAAGTAATATCACAAAATATAATCCCCTGATCCTCATTAGGAATAAATCCGGTAGGAGTTGTTTTAAAAAACCATCCTGCCAAGGCAATAAACACAACCAGAATAACTCCCGACAACCATTTTTTACGTACCAGAAAACGAACCGAATTGGTGTAACGTTCTGTAACAACATCAAAACCGGTATTAAATGAAGTATAAAAACGATTGACTATGCCCTTTTTATGCTCTGCACTCGGATCGTGTGGTTTTAATAATAAGGCACACAATGCCGGACTTAAGGTTAGGGCATTTATCGCCGAAATAACAATAGCTACAGCTAATGTAATAGCAAATTGCTGGTAAAAAGCACCTGTGGGACCTTTCAAAAATGAAACCGGAATAAATACAGCAGACATAACCAAAGTAATGGAAATAATGGCACCCGTAATTTCGTTCATTGCAGATAGGGTTGCTTTTTTAGCGCTCTTAGCTCCATTATCCAATTTGGCATGAACAGCCTCAACCACCACAATGGCATCATCTACTACAATTCCAATGGCCAGAACTAATGCAAACAGAGTAAGCATATTAATTGAAAAGCCAAACAAATTCAAAAAGAAAAAAGTACCAATAATAGCGACAGGTACAGCTATTGCCGGAATTAATGTTGACCTGAAATCTTGTAAGAATAAGAATACAACAAGAAATACCAATAAGAATGCTTCAAATAAGGTTGTTAACACCTTGCTAATTGATGCATCAAGAAAATCATTGGTATTAAATGGAATCACATAGTCAATTCCCTTGGGAAAATCTTTTTTTGCTTCTTTTAAGGTGCGTTCTATTTCTTTTATAATTTCCTGTGCATTGGAGCCTGATGTTTGATAAACCGCAATAGCTGATGATGGGTAACCATTCGTAATATTCTTGGTTCCGTAATTAAAAGCTCCCAATTCAATTCGTGCAACATCTTTTAATCTTAAAAAATCTGAGTTTCCTTCCGATCTTAATATGATGTTTTCGTACTCACCCTCTGTTGATAATTTTCCTTTATAACGGATAACGTACTCAAAAGATTGACGGGAGTTTTCGCCAAATTTACCTGGCGAAGCTTCCAGATTTTGTTCATTCAAAGCAGCAACAATATCTTGAGGTGTTAAGCCATAAGCCGCCATTTTATCTGGCTTCAGCCAAATTCTCATCGAGTAATCGCGCGAACCGAACACATTTGCATCTCCAACACCCTTAATCCTTTTAACCATAGGGATCAGGTTAATACGTGCATAATTCTCTACAAACGTGGCGTCAAAATCTTCATTCTTCGACAATAAAGAGAAGAACATTAAAACACTATTCTGAACTTTCTTAGTCGTTACCCCGGATTGAATAACCTGCTGTGGCAACTTACTATTAACAGTTGCAACTCTGTTTTGAACATTTACAGCCGCAATATCAGGATTCGTTCCCAATTCAAAATAAACACTTATAGTTGCCGATCCATCATTACTGGATGTTGATGACATATAAGTCATATTTTCCACACCATTTACGGCTTCTTCGATAGGAACAACAACACTTTTTAGTAAGGTCTCAGCATTGGCTCCGGGATAAGATGCTGTGATTTGAACCGTTGGAGGTGCAATCTCAGGAAACTGTTCTCGTGGTAAATTAGAGAGTCCTAAAATCCCTAAAATTACGATGAGTATGGATATTACAGTCGATAATACCGGCCGTTCAATAAATCTTTTTAACATGATTTTTTCTTAATTAATCAATTAAAAGATTGTGATTATTTTTTAGAAAATGCAGCGTTTCCATCAGGCGTATGCTTTTGATTCATAGGTTGAATTAGCATTCCTTCACGTAACTTTATTAATCCGTCGATAACGAAAGTTTCTCCTGCGTTTAGGCCATTTTGAACGATGAATTTTTCATCTACTGAAGCACTAACCAGAACTTCTTTCGCCTGCACTTTATTTTCCTTTCCTACCAGATAAACAAATCGTTTTCCCTGCAATTCATAAGTTGCTTTTTGTGGAAGTAATATAACATCGTTTATAGTTGATGACATCTTAACTTTACCACTGATACCACTTCTCAATAAATTTGATGGATTAGGAAAAATAGCACGATAACTGATGCTACCTGTCCTCGGGTTAACCATACCGTTAATTGTTTCAATTCTTCCTTTGTGATCGTAGGTTACTCCATCAGCAAGAATTAATTCAACTTCTGGTAATTCCTTTATTTTACTAGCAATACTATTGCCATTTAGTTGACGATTGAATTGAAGTAATTGCTTTTCGTTTAAGGTAAAATAGGCATATACGTTGTTTATACTCGAAACAGTCGTAAGAGGTTGTGTTTCTGAACGACCTACTAAGCTTCCCTCTTTGTATGGTAAACTACCAACTATCCCATCAACCGGACTTTTGATAATCGTATAAGCCAAATTCTCTTTAGCATTCTGATACTGAGCTTCAGCTGCAATTAATTGAGCCTGGGCAGCATTCAATTTACTGTTCGCTGTTTTTAACTGAATAGGACTAATAATATTCTTCTCTACAAGAGGTGTTACTTTATCTACTTCAACCTGGGCAGCAACAACTTGGGCTTTTGCTACTCCCATATTAGCTCTAGCCGCATTGGCTTGCTGATTTAAAGTCTCAGCACTTAGTTTAAAAAGTAACTGTCCTTTTTTTACCTGGCTACCCTCGTCAATATAAATTTTATCAACAAAACCATCTACCTTTGGTCGGATCTGAATATTTTGTTCTCCCTCAATATTAGCAGCATATTGGTTGTATACAGTCACATCATTTCTCTCAGCCGATTGAACTGGAAAAGGCATTGGGCCTTGCGCTGTCTGGTGGTTCTGTGGATTATTGCATGATGATATAGCAAATAGGCTTATCATTAATCCTGATAGTAGGTAATTTTTAATCATTTGATGCTAATTTGTTTTAAATTTTTACAAAACCTGCACTGTCTGTTATATTCTTGGTTTTGAACAATAACTAGTGCAGGTTTCTACTTTTAGTTAGTGTGTAATTATTTTAGTTCGTTTAGTTCGTTCTTAAGCGAACTAGGTAATCATACGTTTTGATAAATCTTTGTACAGATCTTAAATTATTATCAATTAAATCGTTTTATTTATTTGAAGATTCTCGATTGTAATGTTGAAAAACAGAGCACTTACTTTGAATTCCATCTCTAAGCTTTTCTATCGTTGAGATAGTACTTACCAGATAATCTAAATATGGAGTTTCGTGTGAAAGTTGGAATTTTTCTTCTGGATTTTTAATAATTTCATTGGATTCAATCTTAAAGTTGATTATTTCTGATGCTAATTGATGTTCTGCTTTATACATTTTTAGATCATCTTCAATTCTAGCAAGAAATCCAATAGGGTTTAAAGTGAAATACTTTTTTCGATCGCCAGGTTTGGTGAAAAAATCTACAATTTCTGATTTTTGTAAGGTTTTTAAATTAGTAGATACTGTGCTCTTACTTGCACCAAGAAAAGCAACCAATTCGTCGAATGTAGTTCCATTTTCTTTATTAATAAGTAGTGTTGCAAAAATACGAGCAGCTATGGGAGCAAGTTTTTCCTGTTTCTCCATAAATAGGCCATATCTTTCTACTAACAACTTTTTTCTTTCTTCTAATTCTTGTAAATTCTTCATGCTTTATAAACTTAACAATGCAAATATACACTTAGTTCGGTTGTGTCCGAACTAAAAAATGTTAAAATTGTAAAAAGAATGCTACACAAACGATGTAGAGATGAATTTCTTTACATTAAGAACCTATTTTTTAAGGAAAGGATTAATAAGATTCATGAAATTTTGACGATACATTTGCCCTATAGGTAATTTTTTATCTGCAATTTCAACCTGATTGCCATTAATCGCATCAATGTGCTGAAGCGAAACAATATAGGATTTGTGTACACGAGGAAAATCATTTTCGGGCAGTAACTCTTCCATTTTTTTGATTGTTAGTTTGCTGATAATGGTTTTCGATTTGGTGTGAATTTTAATATAATCTCCTAATCCTTCAATATATTTAATATCCTTAAAATTGAGTTTAATGGTTTTCTTATCAGCTTTGATAAAAATGAAATCCAGAATTGTGTCCGTCGGTTTTTCTTGAGAAGTAATTAAGGAATTACTTCTTATTTGCAGTTTCTCTTCAATTTTGGAAATGGCTTTTATAAATCGTGGGAAAGGTATTGGTTTGTGCAAGTAATCAATCACGTCCAATTCGAAAGCGTCAAGTGCGTATTCTCTATAGGCAGTTGTAATTACCACTATCGGAGGATTTTTTAAGCTTTCTAAAAAATTTAAGCCAGTAAGTTTAGGCATGTTAATATCCAAAAACATGGCATCGATTTCTTGATTTCGCAAAATATCCATAGCTTCTATGGCATTTTTGCAAGATTTCACAAGTTTTAAATGTGGCAGGTCCTGAATGTATTTTTCAATGACTTTTCTCGCGTGAATTTCGTCGTCAACGATGATGCATTTAATATCCATCTGCTTGTTATTTTAAGATAATTGTAAGATTAAGTTACTTGTGTAGAGTCCATTACCACGTGAAATATTGAAAGAGTGCTGGTTTTTGAACAGCAAATTAAGTCTCTTTTTTACATTTTCAATGCCTAAACCACCAAATTGTTTCTTTTTTTGTTCCTCTGATATGTCATCAAGTGGATTGTTGATTTCTAGTTCAATTTTATGCTTTGATATCTTTAAAGTAATATTTATTTCCGATGTTGTTTGTTCTGAAGATATACCATGTTTAAAGGCATTTTCAATTAAAGGAATAAAAAGAAGTGGAGGCACCTTATGTCCGGGGTCTTCTCCACTTATATTTAAGTTAATTTTAGCAATATCTTCAACTCTAACAGATTCCAGATCGATATAATTTTTGATGAATTGAATTTCTTTCTCTAAACTGACTTCTTCGTCTTTACACTCATAAAGCATATAGCTAATAAGCTGACTCAGTTTAAGAATCATTTCAGGTGTTTTGTTCGAGTCATACAAACTCATCGAATAAATATTATTCAAGGTGTTGAAAAGAAAGTGTGGGTTGACTTGTGCTTTTAATATGCTTATCTCTGCTTCCAGTTGTTCTTGTGCTTTCTCAGTATATTTTAAGTTTTCATCTTTCAGTTTCATCCATTCTTTTGCAAAATGGAATAAGCTGGTTGAAAAGATAAAAATATTGGTTTTGAAAGTACTCATCATGACGACTTTTGCAGTGCTTAATCTGATAAAGCTTTTAAATTCTAAATCTGGAAAATGATAGAATAAATAACTTAAGCTAGCGATTGTGAATACTTCACAAATAATAAATATAAGTAGATATTTTCCATATTTTCCGGTATTCCAATATCGAGGAATTAAAAATCTTAAGTTAAAGTAAACAAGAATTGCAATAAATGCATTTTGGATTCCTTGGAACAGTACTTCTCTTGGTATTCTATCTGGATCCAAATCGGTAATGCGACCCATTTCCAATAATAGAAAAACCGACCAAAAGGAAAGGTGCTGAACCCACCTAATTGAAAAAATCTGATATAATCTGTCTTTTAAATTCATGAAATACGATTTAGTTCCGCTAAAGAACAAAATTTAGTTTTCCAAAACACCTTTTGTCGATGAACATGAATAAATGAACTGCAAACGCATAGTATTTTGACGACAAGCAAAGGTACCGACAATTTTTCTTTTGATACAGCCAAATCCGGCATGTTGGTCGATAATATTTACTTTTTATAGTCTGTCGGTATACTATTGTAACAGATTTTAAAACAGAAACGTCATGTTAAAAAGAAAAAGTATCCTTTTAGGAATTTTGGTCATTGTTGGAACAATGGGACTCGCGGTTGTATTTGCAGGTATGAAAAAAGCACCAAAAGAAAAGAAAGTTGTTTCGAAGGAAATAATTGTTCCTGTTCAAAGTATTAAGAACAGTAAAATTGATTTACAGCTATCAGTAATTGGTAATTTGGAAGCAAGAGACAAAGTAGAGGTTTATGCTGAAGTAACAGGGATTCTGAAATCTGCAGGTAAACAATTTCTAGAAGGTGTAAGTTTTTCAAAAGGCGAGAACTTATTGTTGATTCAAGATGATACATACAGAGCCGAAGTATATTCAAAGCGTAGCAGTTTTATGACAGAAATTGCTTCTGTTTTACCAGATTTAAAATTTGATTATCCTGAAAGTTATTCTGCATGGGAAAAATATCTACAAGAATTTGATGTTGAGAATACATTAGCGCCTATTCCAAGCGCGCAGAACGATAAAGAAAAATATTTTTTAGCCGGTAAAAATATCTACACTGAATATTACAATATTAAAAGCTTTGAGCAACAACTCTCAAAGTATTCTATAACAGCTCCTTTCGCAGGTGAAATTATCGAATCAAACATTAAACCAGGTACTTTAGTTATGAGTGGCCAAAAGTTAGGTGAGTTTGTTAATACAAGTGCCTACGATTTGATTGTTGGTGTTGATTTGAATAATCTCGAAGGAATCAAGGTGGGGAATAAGGTGAATGTTTATTCAAAAAATACCAATGAAAATTGGGCTGGATCGATTCGTCGCATTAGTAAAAAGGTAGAATCAGATACGCAAATGGTTAACGTATACATTGCAGTTGTTGGTAAAAACTTAAAAGAAGGAATGTTTTTAAACGCAGATGTGCAGTTGAAAAAGGATGTGTTTGGCGTAGAAATTCCTCGTAAGCTTTTAGTGGATTCAGAATATGTTTTTACTGTCAATAAAGGGATTATTAATCAACAAAAAGTTTCTATCGTTCAAAAGAAAGAGGATGCTGTTATTGTAGAGGGATTAAATGATGGTGTTCAACTTGTTTTAAAAACGTCTGGAATTCACAAAGGAATCTCCGTAAATATCCAGGAATAATAAAAATATTGATTTTAGAAAAGATCAGAATTGTCTGACAATCATTAGAAAAATAATAGAATGAAGTCATTAGTAAAATATTTTATAAAATATCCTTTTGCAGGAAACTTGTTGGCAGGAGTATTTGTGATATTAGGAATATTCGGAATGTATTCCTTGAACTCATCGGTTATGCCTCAAATAGATCCTGGGATGCTTACCGTTACAGCTACATATCCTGGAGCTTCGCCTGAGGAAGTTGAAAAAGGAGTTGCCTTGAAAATTGAAGACAATTTAAAGGGAATTAGTGGGGTAGAGAAGGTTACATCATCTTCGAAAGAGAACTATTGTTCTATCATGGTTGATTTGGAATCTGGATACGATCCTAATGTTGCCTTGCAGGATGTGAAAAATGCTGTTGATGGAATTAGTTCGTTTCCAGCGGCTGTTGAGAATATCAGTGTATCAAAGAGGGAGTTTTCAATTCTCGCTATTGCAATTGCTATCAGTGGAGATGTTGATTTAAAAGATCTTAAAGAATATGCAAGGTCTATTGAAAACGATTTGCGAGGAATA contains:
- a CDS encoding peroxiredoxin → MQEEKTENGNQLVKEEKTMSSTMVRQEMPKFTMDAYDAATGHFTTVSSDDYKGKWAVVCFYPADFTFVCPTEIAAMNAKYDEFQALNTEILAVSVDTKFSHKRFVETEPILKGLKLTMGADGNQEVSRAFGVLIEEEGVALRGRFLFNPDGICVAQEVQADSVGRNVNEFLRQVQAWQHATKTGEVCPAGWRPGKKTLPVNTDTEKMTGRVGDYITIEEILN
- a CDS encoding efflux RND transporter periplasmic adaptor subunit — its product is MIKNYLLSGLMISLFAISSCNNPQNHQTAQGPMPFPVQSAERNDVTVYNQYAANIEGEQNIQIRPKVDGFVDKIYIDEGSQVKKGQLLFKLSAETLNQQANAARANMGVAKAQVVAAQVEVDKVTPLVEKNIISPIQLKTANSKLNAAQAQLIAAEAQYQNAKENLAYTIIKSPVDGIVGSLPYKEGSLVGRSETQPLTTVSSINNVYAYFTLNEKQLLQFNRQLNGNSIASKIKELPEVELILADGVTYDHKGRIETINGMVNPRTGSISYRAIFPNPSNLLRSGISGKVKMSSTINDVILLPQKATYELQGKRFVYLVGKENKVQAKEVLVSASVDEKFIVQNGLNAGETFVIDGLIKLREGMLIQPMNQKHTPDGNAAFSKK
- a CDS encoding GbsR/MarR family transcriptional regulator, whose translation is MKNLQELEERKKLLVERYGLFMEKQEKLAPIAARIFATLLINKENGTTFDELVAFLGASKSTVSTNLKTLQKSEIVDFFTKPGDRKKYFTLNPIGFLARIEDDLKMYKAEHQLASEIINFKIESNEIIKNPEEKFQLSHETPYLDYLVSTISTIEKLRDGIQSKCSVFQHYNRESSNK
- a CDS encoding efflux RND transporter permease subunit, which produces MLKRFIERPVLSTVISILIVILGILGLSNLPREQFPEIAPPTVQITASYPGANAETLLKSVVVPIEEAVNGVENMTYMSSTSSNDGSATISVYFELGTNPDIAAVNVQNRVATVNSKLPQQVIQSGVTTKKVQNSVLMFFSLLSKNEDFDATFVENYARINLIPMVKRIKGVGDANVFGSRDYSMRIWLKPDKMAAYGLTPQDIVAALNEQNLEASPGKFGENSRQSFEYVIRYKGKLSTEGEYENIILRSEGNSDFLRLKDVARIELGAFNYGTKNITNGYPSSAIAVYQTSGSNAQEIIKEIERTLKEAKKDFPKGIDYVIPFNTNDFLDASISKVLTTLFEAFLLVFLVVFLFLQDFRSTLIPAIAVPVAIIGTFFFLNLFGFSINMLTLFALVLAIGIVVDDAIVVVEAVHAKLDNGAKSAKKATLSAMNEITGAIISITLVMSAVFIPVSFLKGPTGAFYQQFAITLAVAIVISAINALTLSPALCALLLKPHDPSAEHKKGIVNRFYTSFNTGFDVVTERYTNSVRFLVRKKWLSGVILVVFIALAGWFFKTTPTGFIPNEDQGIIFCDITLPAGSTLDRTSEVTGKVEAIISKIDVVKEKMFVVGFSLMSGTNGGSKAFAVIKLKDWKERKEDHQKVNAIVGQLFGMTAGINEARILFFTPPTVRGFGNSDGFEMRLQDKSNGSFDNLMAQSRQFLGALNQRPEIKYAMTSFNTGFPQYEMEVNVEKVKEAGISVNGLFATLQGYYGSWYAADFNRFGKQYRVMIQAAPEDRETIESMNNVFIRNAKNELVSVSQFVNMKKVNGPDVVNRFNLFNSATINGNVNPGYSTGDAIKAIEEVAAEVLPSNYGYEFSAMTREEQKAGNQAIIVFILSLIFVYFLLAAQYESYILPFSIILSLPIGIFGAIFFVKLIGLENNIYFQVALIMLIGLLAKNAILIVEFALQRRRQGMELLQAAVEGAKARLRPILMTSFAFILGLVPLMIANGAGAVGNRSIGTGAVGGMLIGTVFGVFVIPVFFVVFQIVQEKISGAPKPEENELQTAE
- a CDS encoding methyltransferase, which translates into the protein MTTDIKIHRPEPIEPGKEIARFNRSTDIELAINTLVAGKPILITSFYSNGLTLLKELQMHLKSKLPNKSFQEQREYRSEYRKLSNLILIEVVNHKLAVRKSPNIGWLEKLYPEISDFLLSFPQVQGLNSSWQWYQNGISIPALRNKLHPYYGTYFPTRFDHLKLFDNWLKRYEGPKKSAIDVGIGSGVLSFQMVAHGFQKVFGTDTNPNAIVGLKEFMGETKLSRKIELDFGHLFGIWEKQTELIVFNPPWLPASSMMDSIDEAIYYKENLFPDFFAEAKKRLLPEGKLVIIFSNLAQITNVTKNHPIEKELSEGGRFQLERCLKKTVKAASDKTKRDQHWRASEEVELWVLTNK
- a CDS encoding efflux transporter outer membrane subunit, whose product is MKKRYIIISLVLTAFSLQSCFVARKYQQPEIEIVDQYRNITTNDSTTLANMPWEELFTDSNLQTLIHKALDKNLDLLMAVERVNAAEAYFKQGKMGQLPSLNLSANGGTYETSDNSSAAIAAGGKGSSFENFQLNGNISWEADIWGKIRSSRRAAQAAYLQSEASRRAVESTLVANMASAYYQLLALDAQVEVAQRTVTNRKESLETMKSLKEAGQVTEAAVKQTEAQLYSTQILLLDLEQNVKLLENTISLILGQNAGTIVRSKLDEQNIQVALQTGFPAQLLRNRPDVMVAEYGLMNAFELTNVARSNFYPSLSISASAGLESINFDDWFSTSSLFSNVIGNLAQPLFNKRSIRTKYEVAKAQQAEARYNFQKAMLQAGKEVSDALYSYESEQKKYKIQKMELEALTKAVEYSEELLNNGYQNTTYLEVLTARSNALSSEINTIDTKFQQLNALVELYLSLGGGWNRN